GTCACCAGGCGCAGGCACCTGGGCGAATCAACGATTGCATCGACGCCCTCGACCGCGCCATGAGCGAACTGGAACGGGCCCTCGAAACGGAGATCGCCAGGGCAAAATAATCCAGCGTTTACTATGCTATCCGCTCAGCAGTGCGTACCTGGGGGGTTCTCGATCGGTTTCCCCTGCACGCGGGAACACCCATCGAGAACGCCCCCTGACACTTGGAGTGACTGCAATGCCCAGCGCACCGCGTCCGGAAAAACGCCGGTTCCCCCTGCACGTCCATATCAGCGTGATGTTTACCCTGCTTTTGTTGCTGACCGGGGTGGTGCTGGGGATTTTCAATTACCGGCAAACCACGCAAATCATCCTGTCCAGCAGTGAAAAACTGTTCAACCGCATTGAACGGGATGTGCGTCTGGACCTGTACGACACCTACGAACCCATCCGCCACCTGTTGAGCCTGCTGGCCGACTATCCGGCGACGCGCACGCCCCAGATGGCGCAACGCCTGGCCCTGCTCGTGCCCTTCAGCCAGGCACTGCGGGACAACCCGAACCTGGCGTCGTTGTACCTGGGCGATCATCAGGGCAACTTCATGATGGTCCGGCCATTGCGCACCGCGGCCCTGAAAGCCGCCCTGCAGGCGCCGGCCGAGGCGTTCTACCAAGTCTGGACCGTGGAGCGGGCAACCGAGCAAGGCCCGGTTCATTCCCAGTCGCTGTTCTACGACGAGACGCTGACGCTCATCGGGCGCCGGGACATTGCCGACGAAACCTACGACCCCCGCAGTCGCAGCTGGTTTCGCAGCGCCGCCGACAGCCCCGAGCAGATCACCACCGAGCCCTACGTTTTTTTTTCCACCCATAACGTCGGCACAACCCTCGCCCGGCGCAGTGGCGAGCAGGCTGTCATTGGCGCCGACCTGACCCTGGCGGCCCTGTCCCAGACCCTGGCCAAGCATAAGGTGACCACCGGCACCGAAGTCGTCTTGCTCGATCCCAAGGGCAACGCAGTGGGTTATCCCGACAGCAGCCGGCTGCTCGCCGACGCCCAGTCGGCACGCCTGATCAAGGCCCGCGACCTCAGCCCGGCCATCGCCGCCGCGCTCGACGACAACACCGACACCACGCGCCTGGAAGCGGCCGGACGCCAGTGGATCGTCTCTCGCAGCCACATGCAGGAAGGCGGGCCCCAGGGCCTGGAACTGGCGCTGCTGGTCCCTGAAGATGAGCTGCTGGACAATGCCTATCGCATGCGCTGGCAAGGCGCGCTCATCACCCTGGCCACCCTGCTGCTGTGCCTGCCCCTGGGTTGGCTGACGTCCAGGATCCTGGTCAAGCCTTTGCGCGAACTGGTGCGGGAGGCCGACGCCATTCGCAGCTTTGACTTCAACTACCCGGTGTCCCGTCGCTCCCCGGTGCTGGAGGTCGATCAGTTGAGCGTATCGATGGCGCGCATGAAAGAGACCCTGGCGAGTTTCCTTGAAATCACCGCCAGCCTGCGCGCCGAAACCCGCTTCGCCCCGTTGCTGGAACGGGTGTTATTTGAAACCGTGAAAATCGGCCAGGCCCAGGCTGGACTGATCTACCTGCGCGAGAACGACGACAATCGGTTCAAGCCGTATGGGCTGGTCATCAATGAAACGCCCAGGGACCTCGAGGTCTTCAAGTTGCGCAGTCATGAGCTCCAGGCTGGCGACAGCCCGCAATGGCTCCAGCAACTGGCCACCTCGGACAACCTCGTGGTCTCCCTGGGCTTCGAACAGGCGGGCGATCTGCAGAGTGTCCTGCGGGAGCTGGACTCGCCGCGGGTCCATCTGATCGGTATTCGCCTGCGCAATCGGCACCAGGAGACTGTCGGCGTACTAGTACTGCTGATCACCGACAGCGGCACCGAAGCCGACCTGGAAAAACTGCAGCCCGACCGCATCGCCTTCCTGCAGGCGGTTTCCGGTGCCGCCGCCGTGAGCATCGAGGGCCAGCGCCTGCAAGCCAGG
The sequence above is drawn from the Pseudomonas sp. St316 genome and encodes:
- a CDS encoding HD domain-containing phosphohydrolase; this translates as MPSAPRPEKRRFPLHVHISVMFTLLLLLTGVVLGIFNYRQTTQIILSSSEKLFNRIERDVRLDLYDTYEPIRHLLSLLADYPATRTPQMAQRLALLVPFSQALRDNPNLASLYLGDHQGNFMMVRPLRTAALKAALQAPAEAFYQVWTVERATEQGPVHSQSLFYDETLTLIGRRDIADETYDPRSRSWFRSAADSPEQITTEPYVFFSTHNVGTTLARRSGEQAVIGADLTLAALSQTLAKHKVTTGTEVVLLDPKGNAVGYPDSSRLLADAQSARLIKARDLSPAIAAALDDNTDTTRLEAAGRQWIVSRSHMQEGGPQGLELALLVPEDELLDNAYRMRWQGALITLATLLLCLPLGWLTSRILVKPLRELVREADAIRSFDFNYPVSRRSPVLEVDQLSVSMARMKETLASFLEITASLRAETRFAPLLERVLFETVKIGQAQAGLIYLRENDDNRFKPYGLVINETPRDLEVFKLRSHELQAGDSPQWLQQLATSDNLVVSLGFEQAGDLQSVLRELDSPRVHLIGIRLRNRHQETVGVLVLLITDSGTEADLEKLQPDRIAFLQAVSGAAAVSIEGQRLQARQKQLLDAFIQLLAGAIDAKSPYTGGHCQRVPILTLMLAQAAAASQAPAFDAYRPTEDEWEALHIAAWLHDCGKVTTPEYVVDKATKLETLNDRIHEIRTRFEVLKRDAWVDYWQAVASGGEPSSLAQQRDATLTALDDDFAFVARCNLGCEAMAEADLQHLRQIAQRPWTRTLDDRLGVSWEENRRQGRTPKPTLPVIEPLLADKPEHLFEHHEAELIPADNPWGFQLDVPAWKYNRGELYNLSIARGTLTREERYVINHHMVQTIRMLSQLPFPSHLNNVAEIAGGHHEKMDGSGYPKRLKREQMSLPARMMAIADIFEALTAADRPYKKAKTLSEALGIMATMCRDAHIDPELFGLFIEEKIYESYASQFLDPHQIDEVDPDALLVKAGLKA